The following proteins are co-located in the Thermococcus alcaliphilus genome:
- a CDS encoding PadR family transcriptional regulator, which yields MFGDPKKKALEKFRKEIRTGIYAYLVLSLLKNEKTHGYALRKALEDLSDGKFVPGESTLYGILKTLEKYKLIRGEWMEVGGRARKYYEITQTGKEVLEELRKEIELMREVLEKRFLNFVS from the coding sequence TTGTTTGGTGATCCAAAGAAGAAAGCATTAGAAAAATTCAGGAAGGAAATCAGAACTGGAATATATGCTTATTTGGTGCTTTCTCTCTTAAAAAACGAGAAAACTCACGGTTATGCCTTGAGAAAAGCCCTTGAAGACCTAAGCGATGGAAAGTTTGTGCCGGGCGAGAGCACTCTCTATGGAATTCTCAAAACCCTTGAGAAGTATAAGCTTATACGAGGGGAATGGATGGAAGTCGGAGGAAGGGCAAGAAAGTATTACGAGATAACTCAAACGGGAAAAGAGGTTCTTGAAGAGCTGAGAAAAGAAATCGAACTGATGAGAGAGGTGCTCGAAAAAAGATTTTTGAATTTTGTTTCATAA
- the dph2 gene encoding diphthamide biosynthesis enzyme Dph2: protein MYELHEREVLEKLRELDAKKVLIQTPEGLKREAQFLAEFLEENGIESLISGDINYGACDPADREAKMLGCDALIHLGHSYMVLNLEVPTIFIPAFAKVDVIKALSKNMSEIRKLGKRIALVTTVQHIKDLNKAKEFLENEGFEVRIGRGDGRVSFPGQVLGCNFSAAKVEAEGILFIGAGYFHPIGVALATKKPTLAINPYSGDAIWMDKEAERWIRKRWAQIAKAYDAEKFGVITSTKKGQLRLGEARRIVKLLKEHGKKAQLIVMNHISYQALEGFDFDAYVVVACPRVPIDDVENWRKPVLTPRELEILLGLREDYEFDEIIGGKRERDEPMGISLKLPKSL from the coding sequence ATGTACGAACTTCACGAGCGAGAAGTTTTGGAAAAGCTGAGAGAATTGGATGCAAAGAAGGTTTTAATACAAACTCCAGAAGGCCTCAAGAGAGAGGCACAGTTTTTAGCAGAGTTTCTTGAAGAAAATGGAATAGAGAGCTTAATAAGTGGAGATATAAATTATGGTGCCTGTGATCCAGCCGATAGAGAGGCAAAGATGCTTGGATGTGATGCACTAATTCATCTCGGGCATTCATACATGGTGCTTAATCTCGAAGTCCCCACAATCTTCATTCCCGCTTTTGCAAAAGTAGATGTAATCAAAGCATTGTCCAAAAACATGTCCGAGATAAGAAAGCTCGGAAAAAGAATAGCCTTGGTTACAACAGTTCAACACATAAAGGACTTAAACAAAGCAAAGGAATTTCTTGAAAATGAGGGATTTGAGGTAAGAATTGGCAGGGGAGATGGAAGGGTCTCCTTCCCAGGCCAGGTTTTGGGGTGTAATTTCTCCGCGGCAAAAGTAGAGGCAGAGGGCATTCTTTTTATTGGAGCTGGCTACTTTCACCCCATTGGCGTTGCTTTAGCCACAAAAAAGCCAACCCTTGCAATAAACCCATACAGCGGCGATGCGATATGGATGGATAAAGAGGCAGAGAGGTGGATAAGAAAACGCTGGGCGCAGATAGCTAAAGCCTACGATGCAGAGAAGTTTGGAGTAATAACAAGCACCAAGAAAGGCCAACTAAGACTTGGGGAAGCCAGAAGAATTGTAAAACTTCTAAAAGAGCATGGAAAAAAGGCTCAGCTGATAGTTATGAACCATATAAGCTACCAAGCTTTGGAAGGATTTGACTTTGATGCATATGTAGTTGTGGCATGTCCTAGAGTGCCTATAGACGATGTTGAGAATTGGAGAAAGCCAGTGCTTACCCCGAGAGAGCTTGAGATTCTGCTCGGACTGAGAGAAGATTACGAGTTCGATGAAATCATAGGAGGAAAAAGAGAGCGGGATGAACCTATGGGGATAAGCCTCAAGCTTCCAAAGTCTTTATAA
- a CDS encoding DUF434 domain-containing protein, translated as MSSLLLAYEDLKYLLNRGYRKKYALEFVANHYRLSQKERHFLFRCVFSDREIEERKAKLLQPGHLKGKILGIDGFNVLITLESLLEGKAILCEDGLLRDLKLQGGYKISPRTLQTLSLLIDFLKTLDLKEVWFLYDAPVSKSGKVAEFTRELLNKYGVSGKVKLSKAPDHDLKAFEVVASSDIGIIEKVPFVVDLPQMIAEKRRLKYLYFVEILKNPKLLGF; from the coding sequence ATGTCTTCTCTCCTTTTAGCTTATGAGGATTTGAAATACCTCCTGAACAGGGGTTACAGAAAGAAGTATGCCCTTGAGTTTGTTGCTAACCACTACCGGCTTTCCCAGAAAGAGAGACACTTTTTATTCAGATGCGTCTTTTCGGATAGGGAAATTGAAGAAAGAAAAGCCAAGCTTCTCCAGCCGGGACACTTGAAGGGAAAAATCCTTGGGATTGATGGCTTCAACGTGTTGATAACCCTTGAATCTCTCCTTGAGGGAAAAGCCATTTTATGCGAGGATGGACTTTTGAGGGATCTTAAACTTCAAGGAGGGTATAAGATAAGCCCAAGAACTTTGCAAACGTTGAGTCTTCTAATTGACTTTTTAAAAACGCTGGACTTAAAGGAAGTTTGGTTTTTGTATGACGCGCCAGTGAGTAAAAGCGGTAAGGTTGCTGAGTTCACCAGAGAGCTTTTAAATAAATATGGTGTCTCTGGAAAGGTCAAGTTATCTAAGGCCCCGGACCATGATTTGAAAGCTTTTGAGGTTGTAGCCAGTTCAGATATAGGTATAATCGAAAAAGTTCCCTTTGTAGTGGATTTGCCCCAAATGATAGCCGAGAAGAGAAGATTGAAGTACTTATACTTCGTTGAGATTTTAAAAAATCCGAAACTATTAGGGTTTTAG
- a CDS encoding transglutaminase-like domain-containing protein — translation MGSKIIAIVLVFLSMISGCIFYPRVSPTVNNTPTEACEDADYYFLDSAIECTITPEEIEALLPIADELKEGEIREDVWKILEWEERNIKYDSEKAALPPAKITTYPTGKVEISGGSKIQSPSETVNLGRGICTDYTVLTLALLFAMNYTEAYALEINFENSETGHAAALVKINGKFFVLDQKPPVMDLGSYYLHWKKVEGKTISNATLYRVLWGDRAQVEKIRVLYPSDFLGEDYSFTNFDANRLAFGIMERIESEFPDLKKDENLKSGKPIGYSSGKRWLMTFPNFAMYYNPEFHEQFVDYIYSNLKDTPEILADLGDYSYFWVDVKAEGDDLKVELVLARR, via the coding sequence ATGGGCTCAAAGATAATTGCGATAGTTCTAGTTTTCCTCTCCATGATTAGCGGGTGTATCTTTTACCCCCGGGTATCCCCTACCGTCAATAATACTCCTACCGAGGCATGTGAGGATGCTGATTATTACTTCTTGGACTCTGCCATAGAGTGCACAATAACCCCAGAAGAAATAGAAGCCCTTCTTCCAATTGCAGATGAACTAAAGGAGGGAGAGATAAGAGAGGATGTGTGGAAAATCCTCGAGTGGGAGGAAAGGAACATAAAATATGATTCTGAAAAAGCAGCCCTCCCACCTGCAAAGATAACCACTTATCCAACGGGAAAGGTGGAGATAAGCGGAGGATCAAAGATCCAAAGTCCTTCAGAAACTGTGAATCTTGGAAGGGGAATATGTACGGATTATACAGTTTTAACGCTTGCCTTGTTATTTGCAATGAACTACACTGAAGCTTACGCCCTTGAAATAAATTTCGAAAACAGCGAAACAGGCCATGCAGCGGCTTTAGTAAAGATTAATGGAAAGTTCTTCGTTCTAGATCAGAAACCTCCTGTCATGGACTTGGGGAGTTACTACCTTCACTGGAAGAAGGTTGAAGGAAAGACGATCTCAAATGCCACTCTTTATCGAGTTCTATGGGGCGATAGAGCACAGGTTGAGAAAATTAGGGTTCTCTATCCATCGGACTTCCTAGGAGAGGACTACAGTTTCACGAACTTTGATGCCAACAGGCTGGCATTTGGGATTATGGAGAGAATAGAAAGTGAGTTTCCAGATCTAAAAAAAGACGAAAACCTTAAATCTGGAAAACCTATCGGATATTCCTCTGGAAAAAGGTGGTTAATGACTTTTCCAAATTTTGCTATGTATTATAATCCGGAGTTCCACGAGCAGTTTGTGGACTATATTTACTCTAACTTAAAAGATACCCCTGAAATTCTGGCGGATTTGGGGGATTATAGCTATTTCTGGGTCGATGTGAAGGCTGAAGGAGACGACCTTAAGGTAGAGCTTGTTTTGGCAAGGAGGTGA
- a CDS encoding DUF432 domain-containing protein has translation MFGEHELKTQFIKIADKKIHLLEEKGGIIRYRRENVEKLIKNSREKLKVLPSPAIGYGVRLLMVKFKEPVVIPPQDSITGFVEAPVEIDVKVGDLSIDHFIVGKEKYALYGTLEAGVICRYHVSFFYTEEPESIGVAKLIVSNPSPEWKSLERVVIPIRGTSMYYESTKAYYPLLVVTIKNHNPEVNNTGKPPKEGLSAVGEGLSLPNFLMRW, from the coding sequence ATGTTCGGAGAGCACGAGCTGAAGACCCAGTTCATAAAGATTGCTGACAAAAAGATTCACCTTCTTGAAGAGAAAGGAGGCATAATCAGGTACAGGCGGGAGAATGTAGAGAAGCTCATCAAAAACAGCAGAGAGAAGCTTAAGGTTCTCCCTTCTCCAGCCATAGGTTATGGTGTGAGACTTCTTATGGTGAAGTTCAAAGAGCCTGTTGTAATACCTCCTCAAGACTCAATAACCGGATTCGTCGAGGCTCCCGTGGAAATAGATGTCAAAGTTGGCGATTTGAGCATAGACCACTTCATAGTCGGAAAAGAGAAGTACGCCCTCTACGGCACGTTGGAGGCGGGTGTAATCTGCCGTTATCACGTCAGTTTCTTTTACACGGAGGAGCCGGAGTCGATAGGGGTGGCAAAGCTTATAGTTTCCAACCCATCACCCGAGTGGAAATCCCTTGAGAGGGTCGTGATCCCAATAAGGGGAACGTCCATGTACTACGAGAGCACAAAGGCTTACTATCCCCTCCTAGTCGTTACAATCAAAAACCACAATCCCGAGGTCAACAACACAGGAAAACCGCCCAAAGAAGGTTTGAGTGCCGTTGGGGAAGGTCTGTCCCTGCCTAACTTCTTGATGAGGTGGTGA
- a CDS encoding METTL5 family protein, which yields MKKKHLAIILSNLRGFEEPKPELEQYKTPGNVAAELLWLAHSLGEIEGKVIADLGAGTGVLSIGASLMGAKKVYAVEKDKKALKIAMKNARALNINNIEFVEASVEDFNVKVDTVIMNPPFGSQNPKADRPFLLKAFEISDVVYSIHLSKEEVRKFIGAFVKDNGFKITHRLTLTFEIPAQFFFHRKRLERILVDIYRFERD from the coding sequence ATGAAGAAAAAGCACCTCGCAATTATCCTATCAAATTTGAGAGGTTTTGAAGAGCCCAAACCCGAGCTTGAACAGTATAAAACTCCCGGCAACGTTGCTGCGGAGCTTTTGTGGTTAGCCCACTCCCTCGGCGAGATTGAAGGGAAGGTCATTGCAGATTTAGGGGCTGGGACTGGAGTACTAAGCATTGGAGCAAGCTTGATGGGAGCAAAAAAGGTTTATGCAGTCGAAAAGGATAAAAAAGCCCTGAAGATAGCGATGAAAAATGCGAGAGCACTAAATATCAACAACATAGAGTTTGTTGAAGCATCGGTAGAAGACTTCAACGTTAAAGTTGATACCGTGATAATGAACCCTCCTTTCGGTAGCCAAAACCCAAAAGCGGACAGACCTTTTCTCCTAAAGGCCTTTGAAATCAGTGATGTGGTTTACTCCATTCACCTCTCCAAAGAAGAAGTCAGGAAGTTTATTGGAGCTTTTGTCAAAGACAACGGCTTCAAAATTACCCACCGCTTAACCCTCACTTTTGAAATCCCAGCCCAGTTTTTCTTCCATCGAAAAAGGCTTGAGAGGATTTTGGTAGACATATACAGATTTGAGAGGGATTAA
- the hisS gene encoding histidine--tRNA ligase: MNRIQRVKGTRDLLPEDMAKRRYVFEKIREVFEAYGFKEILTPTFEYTKLFELRSGEEVVEQLYAFEDKGGRNISLRPDLTSSVARLFVNSFQTAPKPIRWYYIANMFRYEEPQSGRLREFWQAGVELIGSPNIEADAEVIALLIESYLNTGLREFTVNIGDRVLLDEFAKMLGVKDDIGLMRLIDKKDKMSREDFIKSLKEFGLSEEDIGKVFALIELKGKPDDVLPKAYELFESEIAVEELKKIEELFELLKAYGVEDYALIDFGIARGFDYYTSIVFEAIAPNDLGIGSIGGGGRYDNLIEVFGGKPTPATGFAIGIERLIPILESKGLLPEFKVGSDVFVAYIGKEIEIKKKAIEVTQMLRRAKIRAEYDIQGRKLSKALDYANSIGAKVVIILGKRDLAEGKVTIRDMESGEQRTVPIENTVEEVKKML, translated from the coding sequence ATGAATAGAATCCAGCGCGTTAAAGGGACGAGAGACTTGCTTCCAGAGGATATGGCAAAAAGAAGGTACGTATTTGAGAAAATAAGGGAAGTTTTTGAAGCTTATGGGTTTAAAGAGATACTCACGCCAACTTTCGAGTACACAAAGCTCTTTGAATTAAGGAGTGGAGAAGAAGTTGTTGAGCAGTTATACGCCTTTGAAGACAAAGGTGGTAGGAATATTTCCCTCAGGCCGGATTTAACTTCAAGCGTTGCGAGGCTCTTCGTTAATTCTTTCCAAACTGCGCCAAAACCGATAAGATGGTACTACATAGCAAACATGTTCCGTTATGAGGAACCGCAGAGCGGAAGGTTAAGGGAGTTCTGGCAAGCTGGGGTCGAGCTCATTGGATCCCCGAACATAGAGGCAGATGCTGAGGTTATCGCCCTTCTCATAGAGAGCTATCTCAACACTGGCTTGAGGGAATTCACGGTTAACATAGGGGATAGAGTCCTTTTGGATGAATTTGCAAAGATGCTTGGCGTGAAAGATGATATTGGGCTTATGAGGCTGATAGATAAAAAAGACAAGATGAGCAGAGAGGACTTCATAAAGAGCCTAAAAGAGTTTGGGCTCAGTGAAGAAGATATAGGGAAGGTCTTCGCTCTGATAGAACTGAAGGGCAAGCCCGATGATGTTTTACCAAAAGCGTATGAGCTTTTTGAAAGTGAGATCGCAGTAGAAGAACTGAAGAAGATCGAAGAGCTCTTTGAACTGTTAAAAGCCTATGGTGTTGAGGATTATGCGTTGATAGACTTTGGGATAGCCAGGGGGTTTGACTACTACACCAGCATAGTCTTTGAGGCAATAGCCCCCAATGATCTTGGTATAGGATCGATAGGTGGTGGGGGAAGGTATGACAACTTAATTGAGGTTTTTGGAGGAAAGCCAACCCCAGCAACGGGCTTTGCAATCGGAATAGAGAGGTTAATACCAATCTTGGAGAGCAAAGGACTTTTACCAGAGTTTAAAGTCGGAAGCGATGTCTTTGTTGCGTACATAGGAAAGGAAATTGAGATAAAGAAAAAGGCTATAGAAGTAACCCAGATGCTGAGAAGGGCAAAGATAAGGGCAGAGTACGATATCCAGGGAAGAAAGCTCAGTAAGGCACTTGACTACGCCAACAGCATAGGGGCAAAAGTTGTGATAATCCTCGGAAAGAGAGATCTAGCCGAAGGAAAAGTTACAATAAGGGACATGGAAAGCGGAGAGCAGAGAACAGTCCCTATAGAGAATACCGTAGAAGAAGTGAAAAAGATGTTGTGA
- a CDS encoding MarC family protein, with protein sequence MMAEVLSSALLMIIMIDPSDKILLVSLLREDFHIEDIKQLIVRANLIGFLLLILFALAGKIILQDIFHIDLNALRVAGGFVLFKIGLEALEGGGMVTLKKEKNILALAAVPVATPLIAGPAAITTAITLTAEYGIEVSALAIIIAILTTALIMLITLYAVENISKTTLGVFIRIIGLFTMAIGAQMMVEGVGGIFLKLMASTTF encoded by the coding sequence ATGATGGCTGAAGTTCTCAGCTCCGCATTGCTTATGATAATCATGATAGACCCGAGCGATAAAATACTTCTGGTTAGCTTACTTAGGGAAGATTTCCACATAGAGGACATAAAACAGCTCATAGTGAGAGCCAATCTAATAGGATTCCTTCTCCTAATTCTATTTGCCTTGGCAGGGAAGATAATACTCCAGGATATATTTCACATTGACCTGAATGCTTTAAGAGTTGCAGGAGGCTTTGTGCTTTTCAAAATAGGTCTTGAGGCATTAGAAGGCGGTGGAATGGTAACCCTCAAGAAAGAAAAGAACATCCTCGCCCTAGCGGCAGTTCCGGTTGCTACGCCTTTAATAGCAGGTCCAGCGGCAATCACAACTGCAATAACGCTAACGGCAGAGTACGGCATAGAAGTTTCTGCTTTGGCTATTATAATAGCCATATTAACCACAGCTCTCATAATGCTGATTACCCTCTACGCGGTCGAAAATATAAGCAAAACAACGCTCGGTGTGTTTATCAGGATAATTGGTCTCTTTACAATGGCCATTGGAGCTCAAATGATGGTGGAAGGTGTCGGAGGAATATTTCTAAAGCTCATGGCATCAACAACTTTTTAA
- a CDS encoding HD domain-containing protein, translating to MYAEEQLLSEIKELLENDELYALYEDTYRKYKYYFDTTNYIVLNVYQFNDHGAIHVLLTTRRALEVLKILKKFGIETTAEKLGKPFDWSKFIVSFGALFHDIGNMIHRDNHYQFSVLLAEPIIDELAKKFEKKDWLLLKALTLNAIYTHDEAVPCTTIEGSCVTIADGCDMEEGRSRLAYKKDKVDIHAVSALAIDKVEIKEGDEDTPILVEVWMKHLAGIFQVDEILTKKVKSSLLSGKVKIRIHAGEETLEKVV from the coding sequence ATGTATGCTGAAGAGCAACTTTTGAGTGAAATAAAAGAACTTTTGGAAAATGATGAACTTTACGCCCTCTACGAGGACACTTACCGGAAGTATAAGTACTATTTCGACACAACGAACTACATAGTTCTTAACGTTTATCAGTTCAACGACCACGGTGCGATACACGTTCTTTTGACCACAAGGCGAGCCCTTGAAGTTCTGAAAATCCTTAAAAAATTTGGAATTGAAACAACAGCTGAAAAGCTAGGAAAGCCTTTTGATTGGAGCAAGTTCATAGTCTCTTTTGGAGCTCTCTTCCATGATATCGGAAATATGATTCACAGGGACAACCACTACCAGTTCAGCGTTCTTCTTGCCGAGCCCATAATAGATGAGCTTGCCAAAAAGTTTGAGAAAAAAGATTGGCTACTTTTGAAGGCGTTAACCCTAAACGCTATTTACACTCATGACGAGGCTGTTCCCTGTACTACTATTGAAGGAAGTTGCGTAACGATAGCTGATGGCTGTGATATGGAAGAAGGGAGAAGCAGGCTTGCATATAAAAAAGATAAGGTTGACATCCACGCCGTTTCGGCCCTAGCCATTGACAAAGTTGAAATAAAGGAAGGCGACGAAGACACCCCTATCCTTGTAGAGGTGTGGATGAAGCACCTTGCCGGAATTTTTCAAGTTGACGAGATACTCACAAAGAAAGTTAAGAGCTCCCTCTTGAGCGGGAAAGTTAAAATTAGGATACACGCAGGAGAAGAGACCTTGGAAAAGGTGGTTTGA
- a CDS encoding mechanosensitive ion channel family protein: protein MNITNSTSFWEQGVLGQKLFLTLTLGAVVKAALILVTGLILAKVLRRYLLNLSRSTKYVWIINEDTASTLHNLIVVIALVYTFDALGVLSLEIAGTSISNLLTAFLVFYFSYLLAKKSKDYMIIRSSKQKLPEVQVKAKLFYYIIVTLAFFLALNIAGFTGRLTTLLAAAGITGIVLGFASQTVVANFISGIFMYFDKPLKIGDPVEVAGYSGVVHDIRILSTRIRTWDGLLVRIPNEKLFNSEIKNLQKYPARRVDIVVGIAYKEDAQKAIDVIKKTLDEMPYVLAEPEPMVFVDNLGDSSVNIAVRAWAPSEKWFDVRIEIVQKVKKALDEAGIEIPFPQRVNWFAEELRVKIEENSKGESS from the coding sequence ATGAACATAACAAATTCAACTTCCTTCTGGGAGCAGGGGGTTCTTGGGCAGAAGCTCTTCCTCACCCTAACTCTAGGTGCGGTTGTAAAAGCAGCTCTAATTCTTGTAACAGGCCTTATACTAGCAAAGGTTCTTAGGAGGTATCTCCTTAACCTCTCTAGGAGTACCAAGTACGTGTGGATAATCAATGAGGACACTGCATCAACGCTTCACAATTTAATAGTGGTTATAGCTCTCGTTTACACTTTTGATGCTCTTGGGGTGCTATCCCTTGAAATTGCAGGGACCAGCATAAGCAATCTTCTCACTGCGTTTCTGGTCTTCTACTTCTCTTACCTCCTTGCCAAGAAGTCAAAGGACTACATGATAATCCGTTCTTCAAAGCAGAAGCTCCCAGAGGTTCAAGTCAAGGCGAAGCTCTTCTATTATATTATAGTCACCCTTGCTTTCTTCCTCGCCCTCAATATTGCTGGTTTCACTGGTAGGCTGACCACTCTACTAGCAGCGGCTGGGATAACGGGTATCGTTCTCGGTTTTGCCTCCCAAACGGTCGTGGCCAACTTCATCTCTGGCATATTCATGTACTTTGACAAGCCCCTCAAGATAGGTGACCCCGTTGAGGTTGCTGGCTATTCCGGCGTTGTCCACGACATCAGGATACTCTCCACCAGAATAAGGACGTGGGACGGTCTCCTCGTGAGGATTCCAAACGAGAAGCTCTTCAACAGTGAGATAAAGAACCTCCAGAAGTATCCAGCGAGGAGAGTTGACATAGTGGTTGGCATAGCCTACAAGGAAGATGCTCAGAAAGCGATAGATGTGATAAAGAAGACCCTTGACGAGATGCCCTACGTTTTGGCGGAGCCTGAGCCGATGGTTTTCGTTGACAACCTCGGGGACAGCAGCGTCAATATAGCGGTAAGGGCATGGGCACCGAGCGAGAAATGGTTCGACGTTAGGATAGAGATAGTTCAGAAAGTTAAAAAGGCTCTCGACGAAGCCGGAATAGAGATACCGTTCCCGCAGAGGGTAAACTGGTTCGCAGAGGAACTGAGGGTGAAGATAGAGGAGAACTCAAAAGGAGAGAGCTCTTAA
- a CDS encoding RsmB/NOP family class I SAM-dependent RNA methyltransferase, translated as MGKLKLSDRQLYALVEALKLGEEVKPSQQAKRKAFAKYKIEGWENSKLTGIFYSIQRRLGLIDEIIEELVGVSPLILDPWLRATLRIAIEIAVFRNPNEKTIQHLKGLAKFLSKRTHPYVGYYYYELFPKVINYIPKLDTEEKRLKWEYLFPEWFIARMKALLEEEAEELLKALNETLPTSIRVNRLKGSVEEVESYLKKKGVRFERSNRVETVIRILDPFNPEWFFNKGYAIAQEEASAVASLVLSPKPGETVVDLAAAPGGKTSHMAELMENKGKIYAFDVDKTRIERMKEVLRRTGVEIAEVIKVDGRKAPELLGEEIADKVMLDAPCTSDGTIAKNPELRWRLREKNIPKVVTLQKELIESAWKLLKPGGRLLYSTCSMLPEENEEVIKWFLGRHPDAKLVPLNSPYDPGFLEGTMRAWPHRHKTIGFFYALIEKKRS; from the coding sequence ATGGGAAAGCTAAAGCTAAGTGACAGACAGCTCTACGCCTTGGTAGAGGCTCTTAAGCTCGGAGAAGAAGTAAAGCCCAGCCAACAGGCAAAGAGGAAAGCCTTTGCAAAGTACAAAATAGAGGGCTGGGAAAACTCAAAGCTCACCGGCATTTTCTACTCTATTCAGAGGCGCCTCGGCTTGATAGACGAGATCATTGAAGAACTCGTAGGTGTTTCTCCTCTCATCCTTGATCCCTGGTTAAGGGCCACTTTAAGGATAGCCATTGAGATTGCAGTGTTTAGAAACCCAAATGAGAAAACCATCCAGCATCTCAAAGGCTTGGCTAAGTTCCTCTCGAAAAGAACTCACCCATACGTGGGCTATTACTACTACGAACTTTTCCCAAAGGTCATCAATTATATTCCAAAGCTCGACACCGAGGAAAAAAGACTCAAGTGGGAGTATCTCTTCCCGGAGTGGTTCATAGCGAGGATGAAAGCGTTGCTTGAAGAGGAAGCTGAAGAACTCCTAAAGGCGCTAAACGAAACTCTTCCGACGAGCATAAGGGTAAACCGCCTCAAGGGGAGCGTTGAAGAGGTGGAAAGCTACCTGAAAAAGAAGGGCGTCCGCTTCGAGAGGAGCAATAGAGTCGAGACCGTAATCAGAATCCTCGACCCCTTCAATCCCGAATGGTTCTTCAATAAGGGTTATGCCATAGCGCAGGAGGAAGCTTCCGCTGTTGCCTCCCTCGTTCTTTCTCCAAAGCCAGGAGAAACTGTTGTTGATTTAGCAGCAGCTCCCGGAGGAAAGACGAGCCACATGGCAGAGCTGATGGAGAACAAAGGTAAAATCTATGCTTTTGATGTTGATAAGACAAGGATAGAGCGCATGAAGGAAGTCCTGAGGAGGACGGGGGTTGAGATTGCCGAAGTCATCAAAGTGGACGGGAGAAAGGCACCAGAACTTCTCGGTGAGGAAATTGCCGATAAAGTAATGCTTGATGCCCCATGCACCAGCGATGGGACAATAGCGAAAAACCCCGAGCTCAGGTGGCGCCTCCGGGAGAAGAACATCCCCAAGGTGGTAACCCTTCAGAAGGAGCTCATAGAGAGTGCCTGGAAGCTTTTAAAACCTGGAGGGAGGCTACTCTACTCTACCTGCTCAATGCTACCAGAGGAGAACGAAGAAGTGATTAAGTGGTTCCTTGGGAGGCATCCAGATGCTAAACTTGTGCCTTTAAACAGCCCCTACGACCCAGGCTTTTTGGAGGGAACGATGAGGGCCTGGCCCCACAGGCACAAGACCATTGGTTTCTTCTACGCACTGATAGAAAAGAAAAGGAGTTAA
- a CDS encoding DUF3887 domain-containing protein, with the protein MKKIIVLLVFLIVGTSLISAERPYDKAAEATFEALKSGDYSILQPYLDDAMKVAFNEEKFRAFRDDLISKYGEPRSYSFVKEGKTSGFILGYYNFEFEKANVTLRLVFREVNGEYLLSGIWIDAVNSKETGIPLGVALFFPVLGGFLALFTFYLLGFRRIGVAEIILGIILVAITLGIQPLIQNAPFLAVGIRSNSEIAAKGTVFVVFASIWLGFVAGFFQESLKYGLSKGKYLNEALFIGIGFGLGEAILVPALQAIQLATLGGITPKLTTALVSMLERYLATLFHAGTTVVLAYAYKNGFGKKALLSLSVIHGIIDTFAAYYQFRPSTVVLAITYVLLLAVSLFLLRYGLPKVKEEREEDRIVW; encoded by the coding sequence ATGAAAAAAATAATAGTACTCTTGGTATTCCTGATTGTTGGTACTTCTCTTATCTCAGCAGAGAGACCTTACGATAAAGCCGCAGAGGCAACTTTTGAAGCATTAAAAAGTGGTGACTACTCTATTTTGCAGCCTTACCTCGATGATGCAATGAAAGTCGCTTTTAATGAGGAAAAGTTCAGAGCATTTAGGGATGATCTAATCTCAAAATACGGGGAGCCTAGGAGCTACAGCTTTGTTAAAGAAGGCAAAACTTCGGGCTTTATTCTCGGCTACTATAACTTTGAATTTGAGAAGGCAAATGTTACCTTGAGGCTGGTCTTTAGGGAGGTAAATGGCGAATACCTGCTTTCCGGCATATGGATTGATGCGGTAAACTCAAAGGAGACTGGTATTCCTTTGGGGGTTGCATTATTCTTCCCAGTTCTGGGAGGCTTTTTGGCTTTATTTACATTCTATCTATTGGGGTTTAGGAGGATAGGTGTTGCAGAGATAATTTTAGGCATCATACTGGTTGCAATAACCCTTGGTATTCAACCCCTAATCCAGAATGCTCCATTTTTGGCAGTGGGCATAAGGTCGAACTCAGAGATAGCTGCTAAAGGGACTGTCTTTGTAGTTTTTGCCTCAATATGGCTTGGATTTGTTGCTGGATTTTTCCAGGAGAGTTTGAAATATGGGCTTTCGAAGGGGAAGTATCTTAATGAAGCCCTTTTCATCGGCATTGGCTTTGGGCTTGGTGAAGCAATATTAGTTCCCGCTTTACAGGCTATCCAGCTCGCTACACTGGGCGGAATTACTCCGAAGCTTACAACAGCTCTTGTTTCCATGCTTGAACGCTACTTGGCTACTCTTTTCCATGCCGGAACAACTGTGGTTTTGGCTTACGCATACAAGAACGGCTTTGGGAAGAAAGCCCTACTGAGTTTGAGTGTTATCCATGGCATAATAGACACCTTTGCTGCATATTATCAATTCCGCCCCTCCACAGTAGTTTTGGCTATAACTTATGTGCTCCTCTTAGCAGTTTCACTTTTCCTGCTCCGTTATGGTTTGCCGAAAGTGAAGGAGGAGAGGGAGGAAGATAGGATTGTTTGGTGA